A section of the Salvelinus fontinalis isolate EN_2023a chromosome 33, ASM2944872v1, whole genome shotgun sequence genome encodes:
- the LOC129831687 gene encoding splicing factor 3A subunit 2-like: MLYQLSHTGPSIHPTSIHPSIHHPSIHPTSIHPSNIHPSIHPTSIHPSNIHPFIQHPSIQHPSIIHPFIQHPTSIQHQSIIHPFIQHPSNIHPSIQHPSIHQFIIHPFLQHPSNIHPTSINPSSIHSSIIHPSIQHPSIIHPFIQHPSNIHPSIHHPSIHPSIHHPSIHPTSIHPSNIHPSIQHPSIQHPSIHHPSIHPTSIQHPSIQHPSIHPTSIHPSIQHPSIHPTSIQHPSNIIHPFFLPSIQHPSIQHPSNILPSIIHPSILSFCVNLECLSKEPSFTV, encoded by the coding sequence atgctctaccaactgagccacacgggaccatccatccatccaacatccatccatccatcaatccatcatccatccattcatccaacatccatccatccatccaacatccatccatctatccatccaacatccatccatccatccaacatccatccattcatccaacatccatccatccaacatccatccatcatccatccattcatccaacatccaacatccatcCAACATcaatccatcatccatccattcatccaacatccatccaacatccatccatccatccaacatccatccatccatcaattcATCATCCATCCATTCCTCCAACATCCATCCAACATCCATCCAACATCCATcaatccatcatccatccattcatccatcatccatccatccatccaacatccatccatcatccatccattcatccaacatccatccaacatccatccatcaatccatcatccatccatccatccatcaatccatcatccatccattcatccaacatccatccatccatccaacatccatccatccatccaacatccatccatccaacatccatccatccatcatccatccatccatccaacatccatccaacatccatccatccaacatccatccatccatccaacatccatccatccatccatccaacatccatccatccatccaacatcCATCCAACATCCATCCAATATCATCCATCCattcttccttccttccatccaacatccatccatccaacatcCATCCAACATCcttccatccatcatccatccatccatcctcagcTTCTGTGTGAATTTAGAGTGTTTGAGCAAGGAGCCATCTTTCACAGTATAA